Proteins encoded in a region of the Coffea eugenioides isolate CCC68of chromosome 4, Ceug_1.0, whole genome shotgun sequence genome:
- the LOC113768709 gene encoding uncharacterized protein LOC113768709 translates to MEIVLYLTPYLLLCFPRQLPLLHLTQASEATSPFEAISIYYQIFANPSSSFIFSRGPNNKGAGHFFSTIQFYIYVTQTHKNNRRRRGARKTTTTFFFFSYLRENTGESLSKKMYSNGDSSSPEDSNGESNEKAQRSIRGLDGPHWYMNVHSCFL, encoded by the exons ATGGAAATTGTTCTTTATTTGACTCCATATCTGCTTTTATGTTTTCCCCGCCAGCTACCGCTGCTTCACTTAACACAAGCTTCTGAAGCCACTAGCCCTTTTGAGGCCATTTCTATCTATTACCAGATATTTGCCAATCCTTCATCTTCCTTCATCTTCTCCAGAGGCCCTAACAATAAAGGAGCAGGCCATTTTTTTAGTACTATCCAGTTTTATATATACGTCACTCAAACCCACAAAAATAACAGGCGAAGGAGAGGAGCACGGAAAACCACCAccacctttttcttcttttcatacTTGCGGGAAAACACAGGAGAGTCTTTGAGCAAGAAAATGTATAGCAACGGAGACTCTTCTTCTCCGGAGGACTCCAATGGCGAATCAAATGAAAAGGCTCAGAGATCGATCAGAG GTTTAGATGGTCCACATTGGTACATGAATGTTCATAGCTGTTTTCTTTGA